The region TCCaagacactgttttttttttcttggctaatTTGAAActaaagaaactaagaaaagaaTGTGATTTAAGAACAAAGCTATTGCTACCTTCCTTGCCTGTTATGATTACCCTAGGTATGATGTGTAAAATCCAAAATTTCTACTTTGTATTATGAATCCTGTCTTTGGAAGTGCAGATGTCGGATTAAGGACTCTTTAATGATATGAAGAAAATCAGATCAACAGTTTAACAAAGACTGGCAAACTATAGATAAATAAACACTGcaaattctttgtgttttctatcTCTTTGTAAGATCAATGCCTTCTCTGGTCACAAACAAGATTTTTCAGGCAGCAGATagtagtggcatattttccctgcaagttggtagaagctaaggtgagaggagtaaggagaggaagaggaggagagagaaagaggaagaggaggagctagggacagaggggaggagttGTAGTAGCCATGGATGACCAGGTATGTACCAAacagcagtcctgggtaacaacttatatctagttaattggttaacacttccaattgcgtgggcatcttgtttattgagcgttatcaaacttataaagcctttgtataatctaagcattagagtctttttttctaccaggtactgcttGGATGGCAGAATGGTCTGGgcccagcccagccttgtggtgacagcgtggaagattgtcagagccatctcccacactggcatctcttGGGTGGCAGAGCCGGTGTCTCTTGCCACCTGAGTGAGACCACGTTGCTGCTCATGACCTCAAGCCTAGCCTAggtgggaacatggaggctgattAAGAACTAGCAAGATTGAGTgctgccttttaaaataattccctCTACAGCAGATAGGAACAAATGCAGATACCCACAACCCGACATTATGTGGAGAGTCTAAACAGGATGTCTCCATTAAATCTCTCCCCTTAGAGCTCAGAGAACCccatggaagagaaggcagaaagaatgtaagaggcagaggaataGAAGACAAGGTCCTCTAAATCAATTAACAGGCTactatgaactcacaaagacggAAGCAGTAAGCACAGGGGCTACCCAGGTCTCTGCCACCTCTGCACCTCTATTACAGACTTTAGCTTAGGATTTTTATGAGACTTCCGAGTGTGTGAACAAGTGGTTCTCTAATCCTTATTTTTGCTCTTAGGACTCCTGTTGGTTTCACTTGTCCCTCTTAGATGTGattatttttgctttatcttattgtattttattttgtcatatttggttGTTAGCTCTTTGatgcctgttcttttctaatggaagacagaaaggaagtggatcTGGAGGGGAGGTGATGCGGGGAGAAACtggaaggagtagagggaggggagactatcatcaggatatattgtatgtgAAAAGCGCCTgtttttgataaaagaaaaatgaaaaaatatctcCCTATGTATTACCTACATGTACTTATGTTTTTATACTGTTGCATGGTAATAAGCTGGCTTTTAAATGAATTTGTCATGTAAGTGTGATTGTTAAATTAGCCCAAATTACTTCTAATAAATGGTGTATGATTTAAGTTTCTGGGCAAAATCCTTAGCTCTGACAGCCCCAATAGGTTAAGCTTCAATAAAACTCTAAAAGTGTTAAAGCTATTAATGAGAGCACACATAggtgtggtgtgcacatgtgtgtttatgtgtgtgggtgtaatTTTCAGGATGATTTTAAATTTCACTGATGTAACGTcaaagagcagagagaagcagTTTAACAGAAATCGCCATGTTTGTAGGCACAACTAGAGAGAAGTTGGATGGCACCAGGTCTATATGTGTGGTAGTAAcgtgagttttatttttaaatagaaaacaaattaaaactgtCTAACTGGACAGGCTTGATCATTGCACAGCTCATCTAAGATGATCTAAGAAGAACTTATTGCTTGAGGGGATTAGCTGGTTCTCAAAATGTGATTGTTCCTGTTTCTAGGTATACCCTTAACTTCATGGATGATTGCTCTAATCCAGGCAGTCATAGAGCCAGGTCTTTCTGTTCCTGGACTTATCAACTGAGACAATGATTAATTCTCTGCTTAACAAGCTTATGCACAGGGTTAAGAAGATAACCCTAAGAAAAAGAGGCAGGCACAAAATGAAGACTTCTTCTCCCTATCCTCATTGTGCTGACCAGTGGCTGTCTACTGGGCACTTCATGTTCCTGGCAGAACACCAAAAAGCCTCACCTCTTCTAACAAAAGATCTGGGGTGGGGGTCAGAAAAGGTCACAGAGAGGTGTCAGCAAGAGTCCCTGGGCACAGCTCCTGCTCACTGCTGCCACATGCCAGACTTTTCCCGACTCTTGGCAAATATTTCTCTCCAATGTTTTTCTCTTAATAAAATAACTCCATTCCAACAAACATAGAAAGTTGTATCTGAAATACTGTTTGACAGTCTTCAAAAACTTCTCTATTTTCTATTCGACTAACAGCAGTCAAGTTGCAGGTCCAGGCCTCCCAGATTCATACACTCGGGGTTGCTCACACATGTCCCCAActtcagggtcagctctactgtgctgcccaggtggtGTGCAGGACCTGCTCTTCAAAGTGAGCAGTGTGTCCCAAGTGTCCCAAGCTTCAGCAGGTGAGAGATAGGGACAACTCAGCTTTTCTGTTCTCATTGTCCTAGTGCTAGCTCCCCTGCTCTCATTAGCCTGGggcaaaagggagaggggagatctCTCCTTTGCcaatgccaacacacacacacacacacacacacacacacacacacacacacacacacgggactGGGAGGGAGGATATCTCTCCCTAATCTGTGCTATCACTCAGGACATGAGTGACAgggaaagctctcccatgctcataccTTCAGAGATGTCTTACTCCAAGTCTCAAATGTGTGGGGCCCTCTCTGCTGACCATGCAGCTGGCTAGGGGCTGGGTCATCTCTCATGCTCTCACACCtccaggaccagctctcccacaaTGTCCagttgaggggtggggccagttctgcacagccttCAGACATTAACATATCCCTGGGGGGGCAGTGAGACCAGCAACATCTGTCTGGCCTTTGATGGTAACAGATCCATGCTGCTACAGTGCCACAGACCCAGAAGTGACTGTGATGGCAGCATACCATGCATGGTTCCAGCTGGCATCACCAGCTACTCACACTAGTCTGTTCCTCACGTCCCTTGAGtttccagctctgcctctcttcattgtgctcACATCCCTCTGGTCATCTTTCTCTtacatttctccaccacttactggCTCCTGTTAGTGGTGTCTGGGGTCCTTGAGTGTGTCTGGGGTTGTCTCAGGAGTGGTGTCAGGTGTGCTATACCCTTCTTGTGCATTATGGCACAGGGTAGGGGTCATCTCACGCATGGTCTGCCTCTTTGGGCCTACATAGCATAGGACTGATGGTCATCTCAGGTTATCTCCCTGCCTGGGCCATGACTGCCATGGAGTCAGTGTGGTGGTTGTCTTGGGCTTGCGCCTCACCTGGTTCTATCTAAGTGGCCCTGTGAAAAGGTAGTGTCTCAGGCTCACTCCTGCTTGGGCTTTAGGTCCCAGGCAGGGTTCTTCTAGTCTCTAGCTTGCTTCCCACTCTGGAAGCACATCTGGCTGGGCCTCATCTGTGCCTAGACTGGTGGTCATTTCAGGCTCGCTTTTTTCAGGGAGTATTAGGCTACTAATTGTTCAGGtgttcacaggtcagaacactgacCTTAGACAGAGCCTCTCTCCTCTTCATCACTTACTGATGCACATGTGGCACAGCCACCACACCTGCAATGGCTCTTCCAGGAGTCCGTTAAGCCAGCAATATTCTTAATAGATTAAATATGTGACCATATATCTACCGATAAGTAGCACCCATCTCTCATCAACAAATTTTCTCTTTGCAATGAACAGTTGCAGAAAAACACAGACAATGTGCAAAATTTGTGAAGTCCAAACCCACTGATctatctacaacacaactcctacacccagggctcagggatcattaaggaagagaagccagaaaaaaataatgtttcccAGAGAAGAGCAtatcaattggttatccaatattaAAAGGAcagccctgaaaatataaatacaagcaATATTACACAGAATGAgtaagatatgtatatatatatatatatatatatatatatatatatataaaatgtatatcttttacacacatacatatatatgtgaatatattcctaattataacacacatacacaaatatatacatatatgcaggtaacAACGATTGATGAAGAAAGAGGCCATagatttgaaaaagagcaaggagaggtatatgtgaaggtttggagggaggaaaagaaaggtatAATTATGCAATCtcataagtaaaagaaaatatcaggCAAACCTTATTGTTCGGTGGTGAATGAGCTATGAATGCAAAAGTACTTGTGTCAAGACTACCATTCATTAAACTCACagatatttattggatattttttacaTTCAAAGCTCCATGCTATAAGGTGTGTGagactaaataaaagaaaatgtttgctttGTCCTTGTGAAAAAGAGCCAAGGAAGAACAGATAACCAAGGTCAGGTAGTGAGACAGGATGGAAGCCAGAGGTGGCAGTTTCTACTGCTGAGGTAATGCTGTTGTATTTGTCCATGCAGAATCTGAATTGGTACCTAAGCCAGCAAGGTGACTGTGGTAGGAGAAGACATTGGAGAGGCAGCTAGTACTTATTTTCCTTGAGGTGTGCTGTGTCTGCTCAAAGAGTTTTGAGTACTTTTCTAAATATACCAAGAAGTCATTGGGGGATTGGAATTCCCAGTGTGGCTGGCACCTTTGGCTTATAAACAGTTCTCTGGTTTCTACCTGGAGAACTCACCATGAAGGGGCAACAGTAgcgacaaagaagccaaaaaataaaaaaaataaggtgattGGTTGATGGTTTAGATCCTAGTGAGGGCACatagagaaaaatgtgtgtaGGCGTGGGAAATCATTAGGGAGAGTGGATGAGCATTACCGTCACTCTCCTTTGAGGATGGGACCGAAGGAGCTCTAAAGATCAGCTCCAAGTTCATCAGGACCTACATCCTGGTAATAGGAGCAAATTTGATGAGTTAGGGTTTAGGAATGTATCCTGAGGGAGTCAAACACGATGTCttgattctgggaactgaaagtACTGTCTGTCTTGGAAACTTTATGATGTAATTTAGATGAATAGCCCAAGGACAGGTTACCTTCTCctctccagggagaagagagccaGTACCTTCCTCAGGAAACTGCTGAAGACAAGGGTTGCAGGATGTTTGCTGTGTTCATGCTGGTGATGGTCTGTCTGTTCCACCAGCATTGTGGTAAGTCCTAGTGATAAAGATACAGCTGATGGTTACTTAAGGTGTGGCCAGATGCTGGGGAAGGAGGGGTTTCCAAACTGGCTGTTGGGGCTGTGGAAGTCTATGAGATTGTATAAAGGAGactgctttttcttctcttcacagGTATCCTTAATGAACATGGAGAAGGTATGATCATAGCTGGCATAAAGTCTTTGGTAAACAGTTCATTTTTGACACACTCAGGAGTAAACCTCCCTTCCATTTACTACAGAATTCTGAGAGTCTGGTCTCCTGGCTTATTTACTCTGTACCTATTAGTAAGGAGCTGTAActacctttgttttcttttacctaTTACAAATACCCACGACAAAACATCCAGTCTATACAAGGTGCTTATTATGTGTATTCTATGGATAAATTTTACAGGAATCCTTAACTCTTCAAATGGTATAGAGGTGGCTTGTGCCTATAAGCTTCTCTTTcacaatcccagcattgggagacAAAGGTAGGTGGATCGctttagttccaggccagcaagggcaACATAgaaagatcttatctcaaaaaaataaaacaaaacaaaacagcaacaaaacccaaaagaaaacatttctctctCAAGATTATTATAGAATCTCTATTCCAGGAAGGTAACAACCCAGGGTCAATAGTAACTTCTTGCAGGGAAGGCTGTAATTACATAGGTTTTCTCCAGAACACATTCACTAAGTACTTCTTTCTGTATCTAGCAGATCTTGCAACAATGTGTTATAAATGTAAGAAATATCATCTTGGGTTATGCTATGAAATCATGAGATCCTGCACACTGAAGCATAGACAGTCTTGTGCAGCTGAGAACTTTTACATACTCACAAATAAAGGTAATGTGGGGATGGAATAATGGGAAGCTAACCACACCTtcccttctattttttaaattgggtattatatttatatttcagatgttatccccttatcccacttccccccaccacccagaaacctcctatcccatccccctcctcatgcttctatgaggctgtgcccccacctaccccccagcCCCACTactcccttcccaccctcacattcccctccactctgtgttcgtccttcatgggaccaagaatctcctctctcacctatgcccgacaaggccatcctccccttcatgtacagatggagtcatgggtccctccctgtgtgctcccaggctggtggtttagaccctggggagctctggttgattggtattgttgctctcctcatggggtcacaaaccctttctgctccttcagtcttctctctaacttctccactgggaaacccttgatcatatcagtgattagctgtgagcatcgtcctctgaatcaCACCTTCCCTTCTAAATGGCAGGTCCTGTTGTGCTTAGGATGAGTGGGAGAGTGGAGCTGATGCAGATGGGCAGTCTTGTAAATGCTGGAAAGATAGACCCGTCCTTAAGATAACACTGACTGATGGTGGGGCTGCTAGTCTCTTGTCTGTTATGGAGTGAAATCCCTTCTCTGGGTTAGCATCGAGTACAGGAAGCTATGGAAACTTGAAGATAGGATATTATTAGAAACATGGATGTGGGAGATAAAGTCCTCAAAATTGTTTTCCTCTTTCACTCCCTCAGGACAGAGCATGTATCATTATTCAAGACTGTCATGTATGACCAACTGTGAGGACATCAACTTCCTGAGTTTTGAAAGGAGGACTGA is a window of Arvicanthis niloticus isolate mArvNil1 chromosome 26, mArvNil1.pat.X, whole genome shotgun sequence DNA encoding:
- the Pate2 gene encoding prostate and testis expressed protein 2: MLVMVCLFHQHCGILNEHGEDLATMCYKCKKYHLGLCYEIMRSCTLKHRQSCAAENFYILTNKGQSMYHYSRLSCMTNCEDINFLSFERRTELICCRHSSYCNLPMGL